One genomic window of Gossypium hirsutum isolate 1008001.06 chromosome D11, Gossypium_hirsutum_v2.1, whole genome shotgun sequence includes the following:
- the LOC121223623 gene encoding transcription factor PRE6, whose protein sequence is MSSQRSTSSNKITDDELTALILRLQTLLPQLDQSRHGRVSAAKVLNEICSYIRRLQNEVDGLSGRLSQCLDSMDLTGFDAEIVRDLLQQ, encoded by the exons ATGTCTAGCCAACGATCAACTAGTTCCAACAAGATCACGGATGATGAGCTCACTGCTCTCATCTTAAGGCTACAAACATTGCTCCCACAGCTTGATCAAAGCCGCCATGGCAGG GTATCGGCAGCGAAAGTTTTAAACGAAATATGCAGTTATATCAGAAGATTACAAAACGAGGTTGATGGTTTAAGTGGAAGACTGTCTCAATGTTTAGATTCCATGGATTTAACTGGTTTTGATGCAGAGATTGTTAGAGATTTGCTGCAACAGTAG